One part of the Nitrosophilus kaiyonis genome encodes these proteins:
- the waaF gene encoding lipopolysaccharide heptosyltransferase II, translated as MNLSNPSTFNLQPSTLLIELPTWLGDTIMATPAIENIIKTVNPKKITIVGSYVSTNALKNHPKIDKIFIDNTKKSKNRLFATYKLAKKIGKHDIAISFRSHFFSKLLLFFTGSKKRYIFTPSLLHSFTANLHQVEKYNYFINSIFKTNLPPSDLKLYLPSIKNSLLPSALNLQPLLGINPGATYGSAKRWYSKYFAQVAKHFSNNFKIVIFGGPNEVSIAKEIENFLLQEGVEPINLAGKTSIEELIFYISKLSLFITNDSGPMHIAAAFKIPTVAIFGPTDYSSTSQWKNPKGKVVSLNLECAPCMKRVCPLKHHKCMKDLTPNMVIKTAKELI; from the coding sequence ATGAATTTATCTAACCCTTCAACCTTCAACCTTCAACCTTCAACCCTGCTTATCGAGCTTCCAACTTGGCTTGGTGATACAATTATGGCAACTCCTGCAATAGAAAATATCATAAAAACAGTAAATCCAAAAAAGATAACAATTGTTGGAAGTTATGTTTCAACTAATGCTTTAAAAAATCATCCAAAAATAGATAAAATTTTTATAGATAATACAAAAAAGAGTAAAAATCGCCTTTTTGCAACATATAAACTCGCTAAAAAAATAGGAAAACACGATATTGCTATAAGTTTTAGAAGCCATTTTTTTTCAAAACTTTTACTTTTCTTTACAGGCTCAAAAAAGCGTTATATCTTCACTCCTTCACTCCTTCACTCCTTTACTGCTAATTTACATCAAGTAGAAAAATATAACTATTTTATAAACTCAATTTTTAAAACAAATTTACCACCAAGCGATTTAAAACTCTATTTACCATCTATAAAAAATAGTCTTTTGCCTTCTGCCTTAAACCTTCAACCTTTACTTGGAATCAATCCAGGAGCAACTTATGGAAGCGCTAAAAGATGGTATAGCAAATACTTTGCGCAAGTTGCAAAACATTTTAGTAATAATTTTAAAATTGTTATCTTTGGCGGACCAAATGAAGTTAGCATTGCAAAAGAGATTGAAAATTTTCTCCTTCAAGAAGGAGTTGAGCCTATCAATTTAGCCGGTAAAACTTCCATAGAAGAGTTAATTTTTTATATATCAAAACTCTCTTTATTCATAACAAATGATTCTGGACCAATGCATATAGCAGCAGCTTTTAAAATACCAACAGTTGCTATTTTTGGACCAACTGATTATTCATCAACAAGCCAATGGAAAAATCCAAAAGGAAAAGTTGTATCTTTAAATTTAGAGTGCGCTCCCTGCATGAAAAGAGTATGCCCTTTAAAACATCATAAATGTATGAAAGATTTAACTCCAAATATGGTCATAAAAACTGCAAAAGAGTTAATATAA
- a CDS encoding glycosyltransferase family 4 protein — protein sequence MKKISFIRQKYTPFGGAERYLERLINYLKDKNIECEIVHANLPKWLPSWIKAILFNYKVCKNKKNRFYFSLDRISCPDIYRAGDGVHKAFLKTKGFSLNPLHLTYLYLEKKTFNNAKKIIANSILIKEEIIKYYKIDPKKIEVIYNGIEIKDFDKEKAKKELQKEFKIDDEKIILFIGSGFKRKGAKEFLEIISQIDIDFKAFIVGKEKNISFYKNYAKELKIDKNVFFTGPRKDVDIFYAASDIFIFPTHYEPFSNVVLEAMSFENIVFTTKQNGASEILKKEYIMQNPKDFSIVSKIKTLLNDEENLNKIQKEMKNIAKNYTIEKNAQKTLEVINEFI from the coding sequence ATGAAAAAAATTAGTTTTATCCGTCAAAAATATACTCCCTTTGGAGGAGCTGAAAGATATCTTGAGAGATTGATAAATTATTTAAAAGATAAAAATATTGAGTGTGAAATAGTTCATGCAAATCTTCCAAAATGGCTTCCATCTTGGATTAAGGCAATTTTGTTTAATTATAAAGTATGCAAAAATAAAAAAAATAGATTTTATTTTTCACTTGATAGGATAAGCTGCCCTGATATTTATAGAGCTGGAGATGGGGTTCATAAAGCATTCTTAAAAACAAAAGGATTTAGTTTAAATCCTTTGCATTTAACATATCTTTATCTTGAAAAAAAGACTTTTAATAATGCAAAAAAGATAATAGCAAATTCAATTTTAATTAAAGAAGAGATTATTAAATATTATAAAATTGATCCAAAAAAGATTGAAGTTATTTATAATGGAATAGAAATAAAAGATTTTGATAAAGAAAAGGCAAAAAAAGAGCTTCAAAAAGAGTTTAAAATAGATGATGAAAAAATCATTCTTTTTATTGGAAGTGGATTTAAAAGAAAAGGTGCAAAAGAGTTTTTAGAAATTATCTCACAAATTGATATAGATTTTAAAGCATTTATTGTTGGAAAAGAAAAAAATATATCTTTTTATAAAAATTATGCAAAAGAGCTTAAAATTGATAAAAATGTTTTTTTTACAGGCCCAAGAAAAGATGTAGATATATTTTATGCTGCAAGTGATATCTTTATTTTTCCAACACATTATGAGCCATTTTCAAATGTTGTATTAGAAGCTATGAGTTTTGAAAATATAGTTTTTACAACAAAACAAAATGGAGCAAGCGAAATTTTAAAAAAAGAGTATATTATGCAAAATCCAAAAGATTTTAGTATAGTTTCAAAAATAAAAACTCTACTTAATGATGAAGAAAATTTAAATAAGATACAAAAAGAGATGAAAAATATTGCTAAAAATTATACAATTGAAAAAAACGCCCAAAAAACATTAGAGGTTATAAATGAATTTATCTAA
- a CDS encoding O-antigen ligase family protein: MKKNLENIFLIILFLMTLSLPLSEAIKQITFYLLIFIGIFIFYQNKLTIIKDKIFWSIIIFLLFSILSSIFSEYETEIKSIIKSNLDLIRIFILFLIIRTLPFFTYNSIKKYFIFPLYISFIIAFIWGFYEKYFNNYKVFKLHSIGHVNHSAIYLVLIFTISLSLFFYEKEKFTKYFSLIISILSVIGILSTGSRAAIFSLPIIYFLVLILENKINLYTILLPSFLVLIIGLVFYFILHDIWFLKKISYGFYPSGREIIDKIAIKKWLEGPYFLGIGPGNFKFIDGNIYFPDLNSKHLHHSHAHNTYLNFLVERGIVSLFAYLFFLLSLIYKFIKNNKLIFSKIGIIFIIINLIISFVNTTFHHENALLMCLIWSFALNQVDNKSKYEKN, from the coding sequence ATGAAAAAAAATTTAGAAAATATTTTTCTTATTATTTTATTTTTAATGACTCTTTCTTTACCACTGTCAGAAGCAATTAAACAAATAACATTTTACCTGTTAATATTTATAGGAATTTTTATATTTTATCAAAATAAATTAACCATTATAAAAGATAAAATCTTTTGGTCAATAATAATATTTTTACTTTTTTCTATTTTAAGCTCTATTTTTAGTGAATATGAAACAGAAATAAAATCAATAATAAAAAGTAATTTAGATTTAATAAGGATTTTTATTTTATTTCTAATTATAAGAACACTGCCTTTTTTTACATATAATAGTATAAAAAAATATTTTATTTTTCCCCTATATATTTCATTTATAATTGCTTTTATTTGGGGGTTTTACGAAAAATATTTTAATAATTATAAAGTTTTTAAATTACACTCAATTGGTCATGTAAATCACTCAGCAATTTATTTAGTATTAATATTTACAATATCATTATCATTATTTTTCTACGAAAAAGAAAAATTTACTAAATATTTTTCTTTAATTATTTCAATATTATCTGTAATTGGAATTTTATCTACAGGAAGTAGAGCAGCAATTTTTTCTTTGCCTATAATTTATTTTTTGGTTTTAATTTTAGAAAATAAAATAAATCTTTATACAATATTATTACCATCTTTTTTAGTTTTAATTATAGGACTAGTATTTTATTTTATATTACATGATATATGGTTCTTAAAAAAAATTAGTTACGGCTTTTATCCAAGTGGTAGAGAGATAATTGATAAAATTGCAATAAAAAAATGGCTTGAAGGACCGTATTTTTTAGGAATAGGCCCTGGAAATTTTAAATTTATTGATGGTAATATTTACTTTCCGGATTTAAATTCTAAACATTTGCATCATTCACACGCACATAATACTTACTTAAATTTTTTAGTTGAAAGAGGTATTGTTTCATTATTTGCATATCTATTTTTTCTGCTATCTCTTATTTATAAATTTATAAAAAATAATAAATTAATTTTTTCTAAAATTGGAATCATTTTTATCATTATTAACCTTATTATTTCATTTGTAAATACTACATTCCATCATGAAAATGCATTATTAATGTGTCTTATTTGGTCTTTTGCATTAAATCAAGTTGATAATAAATCCAAATATGAAAAAAATTAG
- a CDS encoding AAA family ATPase — translation MPKLNLNKGKYNFLKELETAVQKLLQNKQRVLIAISGKSGVGKSTLGKFIRKNGFGKYKPKEIAVIDDSVMTKEYFGGLIKRKIKIKYTNKDNLYPFIKLIPRKKIIFYISANPFFRIEKCDILIKLTLNEKERIKRLKLRNGIIKNKNLEFLNTENYKFDYYIEASVD, via the coding sequence ATGCCAAAATTAAACCTGAATAAAGGAAAATATAATTTTTTGAAAGAGTTAGAAACAGCTGTACAAAAATTATTGCAAAACAAGCAAAGAGTTCTTATAGCAATATCTGGTAAAAGCGGAGTAGGAAAATCTACATTGGGAAAATTCATTAGAAAGAATGGTTTTGGAAAATATAAACCTAAAGAGATAGCAGTTATTGATGATTCTGTAATGACAAAAGAGTATTTTGGTGGATTAATAAAAAGAAAAATAAAAATAAAATACACAAATAAAGACAATCTTTATCCTTTTATAAAATTAATACCAAGAAAAAAAATTATATTCTACATTAGTGCTAATCCTTTTTTTAGAATTGAAAAATGTGATATCTTAATCAAATTAACTTTAAATGAAAAAGAAAGAATAAAAAGATTAAAACTTAGAAATGGTATTATAAAAAATAAAAATTTAGAATTTTTAAATACAGAAAACTATAAGTTTGATTATTATATAGAGGCTTCAGTTGATTAA
- a CDS encoding polysaccharide deacetylase family protein, whose translation MSIPVLMYHHILPKEGFIASSIQQFDNQMKYLAENGYYTLSSDEFFLYKKDKLKVPKKSVLITFDDGWRDNFIYAYPILKKYNLKATLFIVTNWIEHASKKNEKFEPMQHKDCKKIAPLQPSKVILSWDEIEKMSDVFDFHSHTHTHRDFYFEKCSWDEEFEKSKEIIKKRLGFESTHLCWPRGKYDKNLIQLGKKFGYEIFYTTKRGININDNSLDEIKRIAIKKDEKWLKKQLTIFSNNFLGSLYAKIKPE comes from the coding sequence TTGAGTATTCCAGTTTTAATGTATCATCATATTTTGCCAAAAGAGGGATTTATAGCCAGTTCAATTCAACAGTTTGATAATCAGATGAAATATTTAGCTGAAAATGGATATTATACTTTAAGTAGTGATGAATTTTTCCTATACAAAAAAGATAAATTAAAAGTTCCTAAAAAAAGTGTACTTATAACTTTTGATGATGGATGGAGAGATAATTTTATTTATGCATATCCAATATTGAAAAAATATAATCTAAAAGCTACTTTGTTTATTGTTACAAATTGGATAGAACATGCTAGTAAGAAAAATGAAAAATTTGAACCAATGCAGCATAAAGATTGTAAAAAAATAGCCCCATTACAACCTTCTAAAGTAATTCTAAGTTGGGATGAGATAGAAAAAATGAGTGATGTTTTTGATTTTCATAGTCATACACATACACATCGAGATTTTTATTTTGAAAAATGCTCTTGGGATGAAGAGTTTGAAAAATCAAAAGAAATAATAAAAAAAAGATTAGGATTTGAAAGTACACATCTTTGCTGGCCAAGAGGAAAATATGATAAAAATTTGATACAATTAGGGAAAAAATTTGGATATGAAATATTTTATACTACAAAAAGAGGTATAAACATAAACGATAACAGTCTAGATGAAATCAAAAGAATTGCAATAAAAAAAGATGAAAAATGGTTAAAAAAACAACTAACAATTTTTTCTAACAATTTTTTAGGTTCTTTGTATGCCAAAATTAAACCTGAATAA
- a CDS encoding glycosyltransferase translates to MEKKIKVLHTEWSDGWGGQEIRIINEMEILRELGVELFLATREHAKIKDEAIKRGFKVFTLPFKGSFDFKTFFSLLKIIKENNIDIVNTHSGKDTWVGGLAAKFAKAKFIRTRHLSNPINPSRLNFINELADFIITTGEKVKEDMIKNNRIDPNKIESIPTGVDENIFAPSKCDRKKEREKFGIKDNEIAIGALGVIRSVKRHEDFVEAAKILNEKYNNLKFFIAGDGPGRKRIQNLINSYHLKNFTLLGHIRNPEKYLCAIDILVNSSKSEGVPQAVIQALMMNKVVVATDVGSTKDLFYKNNFLLAKPLNPKDLVQNIEQYILNEKERNKERREFIINNFSKKSMGKKVLNIYKKVLS, encoded by the coding sequence ATGGAAAAGAAAATAAAAGTCTTACATACAGAATGGTCCGATGGTTGGGGCGGACAAGAGATCAGAATTATTAATGAGATGGAAATTTTAAGAGAACTTGGAGTTGAGCTTTTTTTGGCTACAAGAGAGCATGCAAAAATAAAAGATGAAGCTATTAAAAGAGGATTTAAAGTATTTACTTTGCCATTTAAAGGAAGTTTTGATTTTAAAACATTTTTTTCACTTTTAAAAATAATAAAAGAGAATAATATCGATATTGTAAATACCCATAGTGGGAAAGATACTTGGGTTGGTGGTCTTGCTGCAAAATTTGCAAAAGCTAAATTTATAAGAACAAGACATTTGTCAAATCCAATAAATCCAAGCAGATTAAATTTTATAAATGAATTAGCAGATTTTATTATAACAACAGGTGAAAAAGTAAAAGAGGATATGATAAAAAATAATAGAATAGACCCAAATAAAATAGAGTCTATTCCAACTGGTGTAGATGAAAATATATTTGCTCCTTCAAAATGTGATAGGAAAAAAGAAAGAGAAAAATTTGGTATTAAAGATAATGAGATAGCAATAGGAGCATTAGGAGTCATAAGAAGTGTAAAAAGGCATGAAGATTTTGTTGAAGCAGCTAAAATATTAAATGAAAAATATAATAATCTGAAATTTTTTATTGCAGGTGATGGACCAGGCAGAAAAAGAATACAAAATCTTATAAATAGTTATCATTTAAAAAATTTCACACTTTTAGGTCATATAAGAAATCCAGAAAAATATCTTTGCGCTATTGATATCTTAGTAAATAGCTCTAAAAGCGAAGGTGTTCCTCAAGCTGTAATTCAAGCTTTAATGATGAATAAAGTAGTAGTTGCAACTGATGTTGGAAGTACAAAAGACCTTTTTTATAAAAATAATTTTTTATTAGCAAAGCCCCTAAATCCAAAAGATTTAGTCCAAAATATTGAGCAATATATATTGAATGAAAAAGAAAGAAATAAAGAAAGAAGAGAGTTTATAATAAATAATTTTTCAAAAAAATCGATGGGTAAAAAAGTTCTAAATATTTATAAAAAGGTTTTATCTTGA
- a CDS encoding polysaccharide deacetylase family protein, with translation MSNIVNILTFHHINPNRDILTIPPELLEKLIINLKKNYNFISYKDFIDFIFKNKNLPKKSILLTFDDGYLDNFIYAYPILKKYNIPAVIFIITGFIKDERINRNKLPYFKIHKELDRLPDKNLFLNINEIETMKESGLIDFDSHTVNHFVCKNKEYEDIYNEMINSYKFIKNIETKEYYGFCWPRGAFDDIALKAIKNSPYTFAFSTIDGAFHKGDDLYTIKRIDCSSWNGNEKDYIDRVNRKLSIYSNPLISKIYSNFREFRIKIKRKWKRK, from the coding sequence TTGAGTAACATTGTAAATATTTTAACTTTTCACCATATAAATCCTAATAGAGATATTTTAACAATCCCACCTGAACTTTTAGAAAAATTAATAATAAATTTGAAAAAAAATTACAACTTTATATCATATAAAGATTTTATAGATTTTATTTTTAAAAATAAAAATCTACCTAAAAAATCTATTTTGTTAACTTTTGATGATGGATATTTGGATAATTTTATTTATGCTTATCCAATACTAAAAAAATATAATATTCCGGCAGTTATTTTTATAATAACTGGTTTTATAAAAGATGAGAGGATTAATAGAAATAAACTTCCCTATTTTAAAATCCACAAAGAGTTAGATAGATTACCTGATAAAAATCTTTTTTTAAATATTAATGAGATAGAAACTATGAAAGAGAGTGGCTTAATTGATTTTGATAGTCATACAGTTAATCATTTTGTTTGCAAAAATAAAGAGTATGAAGATATTTATAATGAGATGATTAATTCATATAAATTCATTAAAAATATAGAAACAAAAGAATATTATGGGTTTTGTTGGCCAAGAGGTGCTTTTGATGATATTGCTTTAAAAGCTATTAAAAACTCTCCATACACTTTTGCTTTTTCTACAATAGATGGAGCTTTTCATAAAGGAGATGATCTGTATACAATAAAAAGAATTGATTGCTCTTCTTGGAATGGAAATGAAAAAGATTATATAGATAGAGTAAATAGAAAACTCTCTATCTATTCTAATCCTTTAATATCAAAAATATACTCAAATTTTAGAGAATTTAGGATAAAGATAAAAAGAAAATGGAAAAGAAAATAA
- a CDS encoding glycosyltransferase family 4 protein — MNILHTETLKGWGGQQNKTLKELIISKKLGHNVFLICNPNAKIKEKAFKYGIKVIEIEMNKKNFHKTIPFFLKFIKENSIDVIFSHGSTDSWIVAIAGNLSSKKPYLIRERHNLFPIKGFLSKILHKSLFNKIIYISPSVKNYLLQIGVHKKNLFYLPDAVDIKHFNETLPILKKEFNIPSNSIVLGVFTSLTKQKGVYDFFEVAKEVLKRYDNLYVVFGGNYSKDAKDKIDSFFYENAYELDRIIWTGFREDGAKIVKDFDIFLFPSHSEGLGTVILEAMAASLPIIVYDIEPMNILIKSGYNGFTVPFLDTKKLTNATIKLIENENLRKEMSENSFDFVSKNYSEEVLENRLKKLYGEIIE; from the coding sequence GTGAATATTTTACATACTGAAACATTAAAAGGCTGGGGCGGACAGCAAAATAAAACTTTAAAAGAGTTAATTATTTCAAAAAAACTTGGTCATAATGTTTTTTTGATATGTAATCCCAATGCAAAAATTAAAGAAAAAGCTTTTAAATATGGGATAAAAGTCATTGAAATAGAGATGAATAAAAAAAATTTTCATAAAACTATTCCTTTTTTTTTAAAATTTATAAAAGAAAATAGTATTGATGTAATTTTCTCACATGGTTCAACTGATAGCTGGATAGTAGCAATTGCAGGAAATTTAAGTTCCAAAAAACCTTACCTAATAAGAGAAAGGCATAATCTATTCCCAATAAAAGGATTTTTATCAAAAATTTTACATAAATCTCTTTTTAATAAAATCATATATATTAGTCCTAGTGTAAAAAATTATCTTCTACAAATTGGAGTTCATAAAAAAAATCTTTTTTATTTACCTGATGCTGTTGATATAAAGCATTTTAATGAAACTTTACCTATTTTAAAAAAAGAGTTTAATATTCCTTCAAACTCTATAGTTTTAGGAGTTTTCACATCTCTTACAAAACAAAAAGGCGTTTATGATTTTTTTGAAGTTGCAAAAGAGGTTTTAAAAAGATATGATAATCTTTATGTAGTTTTTGGCGGTAACTATTCAAAAGATGCAAAAGATAAAATAGATAGCTTTTTTTATGAAAATGCTTATGAATTGGATAGAATTATTTGGACCGGCTTTAGAGAAGATGGAGCAAAAATAGTAAAAGATTTTGATATTTTTTTATTTCCTTCTCATAGTGAAGGCTTGGGTACAGTTATCCTTGAAGCAATGGCTGCATCTTTACCAATAATTGTTTATGATATAGAACCTATGAATATACTTATTAAAAGTGGATATAATGGTTTTACTGTTCCTTTTTTAGATACTAAAAAACTAACTAATGCAACAATAAAATTAATAGAAAATGAAAATTTAAGAAAAGAAATGAGTGAAAACTCATTTGATTTTGTATCTAAAAATTATAGTGAAGAGGTATTGGAAAATAGATTGAAAAAATTATATGGAGAGATTATTGAGTAA
- the rfaQ gene encoding putative lipopolysaccharide heptosyltransferase III → MKILIIKFRNIGDVLLTTPLLKNLKLHFPKASIDFALNEGTEDMISLNPNINIIHIYKREKLKNLNFLKRVYEEIKFANNIRKEKYDIVINTTRGDRGLLLAIFSGAKKIIGYPSRKNKILNRFINYKLPNLGFRHMVETHFDILKAFDKEPLEKRVEIFWSKKDEDKIKQILNDFNINEKKFVHIHPVSRWLFKCIDDQIMAKIIDYCENELGYKVVLTAAPIQKELKKIENILNYCKSNPINLSGKLSLKQTAALNKKAKIFIGVDTAIMHISAANDIPVLSFFGPSAAFHWGPWDNNLMESKYIKTKGNQSMGKHRVLQKDWDCVPCGKDGCNGSKISDCLIQMNLEEIKQNIKEMIK, encoded by the coding sequence TTGAAAATTTTAATTATTAAATTTAGAAATATAGGTGATGTATTACTAACCACACCATTATTAAAAAATTTAAAGCTTCATTTTCCAAAAGCATCTATAGATTTTGCTTTAAATGAAGGTACAGAGGATATGATATCTTTAAATCCAAATATCAATATAATCCATATATATAAAAGAGAGAAATTAAAAAATCTAAATTTTTTAAAAAGAGTCTATGAGGAGATAAAATTTGCAAATAATATAAGAAAAGAAAAATATGATATTGTAATAAACACTACAAGAGGCGATAGGGGACTTTTATTAGCAATATTTAGCGGAGCAAAAAAAATCATTGGATATCCATCAAGAAAAAATAAGATATTAAATAGATTTATAAACTATAAACTTCCTAATCTTGGTTTTAGACATATGGTTGAAACTCATTTTGATATATTAAAAGCCTTTGATAAAGAGCCTTTAGAAAAAAGAGTTGAAATTTTTTGGAGTAAAAAAGACGAAGACAAGATAAAACAGATATTAAATGATTTTAATATAAATGAAAAAAAATTTGTACATATTCATCCGGTTTCTCGTTGGCTATTTAAATGTATTGATGATCAAATTATGGCTAAAATTATTGATTATTGTGAAAATGAGTTAGGATACAAAGTTGTATTGACAGCTGCACCAATACAAAAAGAGTTAAAAAAAATTGAAAATATTTTAAACTATTGCAAAAGCAATCCAATCAATTTATCTGGAAAATTATCTTTAAAACAGACTGCAGCTTTAAACAAAAAAGCAAAGATTTTTATAGGTGTTGATACTGCTATAATGCATATAAGTGCAGCTAATGATATTCCTGTTTTATCTTTTTTTGGTCCAAGTGCTGCATTTCATTGGGGCCCATGGGACAATAATCTTATGGAAAGCAAATATATAAAAACAAAAGGTAATCAATCTATGGGAAAACATAGAGTTTTACAAAAAGATTGGGATTGTGTACCATGCGGAAAAGATGGATGTAATGGAAGTAAAATTAGTGATTGTCTAATTCAAATGAATTTAGAAGAGATAAAACAAAATATTAAAGAGATGATAAAGTGA
- a CDS encoding glycosyltransferase family 2 protein — protein sequence MNKLSIAIITYNSEKYLNEVIKSASFADEILILDSGSTDKTVEIAKKLGANVEFQKWLGFGKQKQKAIDLAKNRWIFVLDSDEIITEKLQNEIKEVLKNPKYDAYEVPRLNYFFGKPIKYGGLYPDKTVRLFDRNKARFSEDEVHEKVIVDGKIGELKSYMKHYAYENIEEFINKQNRYSSLGAKKNRIKAIFNPFWTFLKMYILNLGFLDGWEGFVIAKLYSEYTFWKYIKGKD from the coding sequence ATGAATAAATTATCAATTGCTATTATTACATATAATAGCGAAAAATATTTGAATGAAGTTATAAAAAGTGCCTCTTTTGCAGATGAAATATTAATTCTTGATAGTGGGTCAACTGATAAAACAGTAGAAATTGCAAAAAAGTTGGGAGCAAATGTAGAATTTCAAAAATGGCTTGGCTTTGGTAAACAAAAGCAAAAAGCTATTGATTTAGCAAAAAATCGATGGATATTTGTTTTAGATAGCGATGAAATTATCACTGAAAAACTACAAAACGAAATAAAAGAGGTTTTAAAAAATCCAAAATATGATGCATACGAAGTTCCAAGATTAAACTATTTTTTTGGAAAACCAATCAAATATGGAGGACTTTATCCAGATAAAACAGTAAGGCTTTTTGATAGAAATAAAGCTAGATTTAGTGAAGATGAAGTTCATGAAAAAGTTATAGTTGATGGAAAAATAGGTGAATTAAAAAGCTATATGAAACATTATGCATATGAAAATATTGAAGAGTTTATTAATAAACAAAATAGATATTCATCTTTAGGTGCTAAAAAAAACAGAATTAAAGCAATTTTTAATCCATTTTGGACTTTTTTAAAAATGTATATATTAAATCTTGGTTTTTTAGATGGATGGGAGGGATTTGTTATTGCAAAACTTTATAGCGAATATACCTTTTGGAAATATATAAAAGGAAAAGATTGA
- a CDS encoding NAD-dependent epimerase — MKNNQSRIMNYESRKKILVTGTAGFIGFHLAKKLLERGDEVVGIDNINDYYDIRIKYGRLKELGFIESDFEFGKKYVSKKYPNHVFYRVDLEDKKAIDKIFSDEKPNRVCHLAAQAGVRYSLTNPDAYIHSNIVGFLNILEACRHNEIEHLAYASSSSVYGLNETMPFSVHHNVDHPISLYAASKKSNELMAHTYSHLYNIPTTGLRFFTVYGPWGRPDMALFLFTKAILEDRAIDVFNYGKMKRDFTYIDDIIEGVVRVIDNPAKPNENWSGKNPDPATSKAPYRVYNIGNGSPVELMDFIKAIEKVIGKEAKKNYLPLQPGDVPATWADTSALEKDLGYKPGTSIEWGVEQFIKWYRDFYRV, encoded by the coding sequence ATGAAAAATAATCAATCACGAATTATGAATTACGAATCACGGAAAAAAATTCTTGTAACTGGAACAGCTGGATTTATTGGCTTTCATTTGGCAAAAAAATTGCTTGAAAGAGGAGATGAAGTAGTAGGAATAGATAATATCAATGATTATTATGATATTAGAATTAAATATGGAAGATTAAAAGAGCTTGGATTTATTGAAAGTGATTTTGAATTTGGCAAAAAATATGTAAGCAAAAAGTATCCAAATCATGTCTTTTATAGAGTTGATTTAGAAGATAAAAAAGCTATTGATAAAATTTTTAGTGATGAAAAACCAAATAGAGTCTGCCACTTAGCAGCTCAAGCAGGAGTTAGATATTCTCTAACAAATCCTGATGCCTATATTCATAGCAATATTGTTGGATTTTTAAATATACTTGAAGCTTGCAGGCATAATGAAATTGAGCATTTAGCCTATGCAAGTAGTTCAAGTGTATATGGACTTAATGAAACAATGCCATTTAGCGTTCATCATAATGTTGATCATCCAATAAGTCTATATGCAGCAAGTAAAAAATCTAATGAGCTTATGGCTCATACATACTCTCATTTATATAATATTCCAACTACAGGACTTAGATTTTTTACTGTTTATGGACCTTGGGGAAGGCCAGATATGGCTCTATTTTTATTTACAAAAGCGATACTTGAAGATAGAGCTATTGATGTTTTTAATTATGGAAAAATGAAAAGAGATTTTACATATATTGATGATATAATTGAGGGAGTTGTTAGAGTAATAGATAATCCTGCAAAGCCAAATGAAAATTGGAGTGGAAAAAATCCAGATCCTGCAACAAGTAAAGCACCATATAGGGTCTATAATATTGGAAATGGAAGTCCAGTTGAACTTATGGATTTTATTAAAGCCATTGAAAAAGTTATTGGGAAAGAGGCTAAAAAGAACTATCTTCCACTTCAGCCTGGTGATGTTCCTGCCACTTGGGCAGATACAAGCGCACTTGAAAAAGATCTTGGATATAAACCTGGAACCTCAATAGAGTGGGGAGTTGAGCAATTTATCAAATGGTATAGAGATTTTTATAGGGTTTAA